In Streptomyces sp. 840.1, one DNA window encodes the following:
- a CDS encoding MFS transporter, whose translation MSTYSVASTNFRRFWFGQTLSQLGTRVGTLALSVTAVELLHAGSREVGLLGAASTVCYLLIGLPAGVWVDRMFKRRTMMWAALARALAVLVIPVLWCTGDLGMGALYAVALVVGVVTVFFDVGYQSYVPVLVPGRDIAPANARLESTAQVSTLAGPALAGLLMRAVSAPVVLLVDAFAYLAGFLCLAVTEDGEQRSDLAPRTRGRLGADIAEGLRFVRDQPVIRRLAVSMGVSNFFATMVATLVPVLVMRTIGFDAFMLGLVMSCGAVGGVLGAVLAPRARRRHGAGAIMSAGLLTAAFFTAASPLAALAGESDRALAAAVLLVGEFGLTAGALLYNVTQVSLRQQLCPRNLLGRMNASIRFVVWGSMPLAALAAGWLGTAIGVVPTLWIGVAGGAATVLPILTIDKVVRAAGARPGGVVVP comes from the coding sequence GTGAGCACGTACTCCGTGGCCTCGACGAACTTCAGGCGGTTCTGGTTCGGGCAGACGCTCTCCCAGTTGGGGACGCGCGTCGGCACGCTCGCACTGTCCGTCACGGCTGTCGAGCTCCTGCATGCCGGCAGCCGGGAGGTGGGCCTGCTCGGCGCCGCGTCCACCGTCTGCTACCTCCTGATCGGCCTGCCCGCAGGCGTGTGGGTGGACCGGATGTTCAAGCGCCGGACGATGATGTGGGCCGCCCTCGCCCGCGCCCTGGCCGTACTCGTCATCCCCGTCCTGTGGTGCACGGGCGACCTGGGGATGGGGGCGCTGTACGCGGTCGCGCTGGTCGTCGGCGTGGTCACGGTCTTCTTCGACGTCGGCTACCAGTCCTACGTCCCCGTCCTCGTACCCGGGCGCGACATCGCCCCGGCCAACGCGCGCCTGGAATCGACGGCGCAGGTGTCCACCCTGGCCGGACCCGCGCTGGCGGGGCTGCTCATGCGGGCCGTGAGCGCGCCCGTCGTCCTGCTCGTGGACGCCTTCGCCTACCTCGCCGGCTTCCTGTGCCTGGCGGTGACCGAGGACGGTGAGCAGAGGTCCGACCTGGCTCCCCGGACCAGGGGGCGGCTGGGGGCGGACATCGCGGAAGGGCTGCGCTTCGTCCGGGACCAGCCGGTGATCCGGCGGCTCGCGGTGTCCATGGGCGTGTCCAACTTCTTCGCCACGATGGTGGCCACCCTGGTCCCCGTACTGGTCATGCGCACGATCGGCTTCGACGCGTTCATGCTCGGGCTCGTCATGAGCTGCGGCGCCGTCGGCGGAGTGCTGGGAGCGGTGCTCGCCCCCCGGGCCCGGCGGCGGCACGGGGCCGGCGCGATCATGTCGGCTGGACTGCTCACCGCCGCGTTCTTCACCGCGGCCAGCCCCCTCGCGGCCCTGGCCGGCGAATCCGACCGGGCCCTGGCCGCAGCGGTCCTGCTGGTCGGGGAGTTCGGGCTCACGGCCGGGGCGCTGCTCTACAACGTGACCCAGGTCAGCCTGCGGCAGCAGCTCTGCCCCAGGAACCTGCTCGGCCGGATGAACGCTTCCATCCGCTTCGTCGTGTGGGGCAGCATGCCGCTCGCGGCGCTCGCGGCGGGCTGGCTGGGCACGGCGATCGGCGTCGTCCCCACCCTGTGGATCGGCGTGGCCGGAGGCGCCGCCACCGTCCTGCCCATCCTCACGATCGACAAGGTCGTCCGGGCCGCCGGCGCGCGCCCCGGCGGCGTGGTGGTTCCGTGA
- a CDS encoding SsgA family sporulation/cell division regulator, translated as MSPVIREHARARLVTDARDLPVVPVELRYDTADDPHTIRVAFPGGTEWALERELLERGLRAPVEHDSYRIWPCGRAQLVVELHSAAGVEVVQFDSAPLIRFLRRTHTGARAETPGARSEAAPA; from the coding sequence ATGTCCCCCGTGATCAGAGAACATGCCCGAGCCCGGCTCGTCACAGACGCCCGCGACCTGCCCGTGGTCCCGGTCGAGCTGCGTTACGACACCGCCGACGATCCGCATACGATCCGGGTCGCCTTCCCCGGCGGCACCGAGTGGGCCCTCGAACGCGAACTGCTGGAGCGCGGGCTGCGCGCCCCGGTCGAGCACGACAGCTACCGGATCTGGCCGTGCGGCCGGGCCCAGCTGGTCGTCGAGCTCCATTCGGCGGCCGGCGTCGAGGTGGTCCAGTTCGACAGCGCCCCCCTGATCCGCTTCCTGCGGCGCACCCACACCGGGGCCAGGGCCGAAACCCCCGGAGCCAGGTCCGAGGCCGCTCCCGCCTGA
- a CDS encoding energy-coupling factor ABC transporter permease, which translates to MHVPDGFINAPVSAVAGVVAAGAVAVSLKGARRELDERTAPLAGLVAAFIFAVQMLNFPVAAGTSGHLLGGALAAILVGPYTGILCISVVLLMQGILFADGGLTALGVNILDMGIVTTVVAYALFRGLTGLLPRTRRSMTAAAFVAALVSVPAAACAFTLMYWIGGTTDIPIGKVFTAMVGVHVLIGIGEAVITALTVGAVIAVRPDLVHGARGLTAPLKLRIDGELVDAPAREPVAAAPAARSNRGLWATGLVTALVLAGFVSFYASANPDGLEKVATDQGIDKKAEEHASKDSPLADYGVKDVSDARISGGLAGVIGVGATLVVGSGAFYVVTRRRRKGDEPAGSDSRTDEKV; encoded by the coding sequence ATGCATGTACCCGACGGATTCATCAACGCCCCCGTCTCCGCCGTAGCCGGAGTCGTGGCCGCCGGTGCCGTGGCCGTCAGCCTGAAGGGGGCCCGCCGGGAGCTGGACGAGAGGACCGCGCCGCTGGCCGGGCTGGTCGCCGCGTTCATCTTCGCCGTGCAGATGCTGAACTTCCCGGTGGCCGCCGGTACCAGCGGCCACCTGCTGGGCGGGGCGCTGGCCGCCATCCTGGTCGGGCCGTACACCGGAATCCTCTGTATCTCCGTCGTCCTGCTGATGCAGGGCATCCTGTTCGCCGACGGCGGGCTCACCGCGCTCGGCGTGAACATCCTGGACATGGGCATCGTGACCACCGTCGTCGCGTACGCCCTCTTCCGCGGCCTCACCGGCCTGCTGCCGCGCACCCGCCGCTCGATGACCGCCGCCGCCTTCGTCGCCGCGCTCGTCTCCGTACCGGCCGCGGCCTGCGCCTTCACGCTGATGTACTGGATCGGCGGCACCACCGACATCCCGATCGGCAAGGTCTTCACCGCGATGGTCGGCGTCCACGTCCTGATCGGCATCGGCGAGGCCGTGATCACCGCGCTGACCGTCGGCGCCGTCATCGCCGTACGCCCCGACCTCGTCCACGGCGCCCGCGGACTCACCGCCCCGCTCAAGCTCCGCATCGACGGCGAACTCGTCGACGCACCCGCCCGCGAGCCCGTCGCCGCCGCACCCGCCGCCCGCTCCAACCGGGGCCTGTGGGCCACCGGCCTGGTCACCGCGCTGGTCCTGGCCGGCTTCGTCTCCTTCTACGCCTCCGCCAACCCCGACGGCCTGGAGAAGGTCGCCACCGACCAGGGCATCGACAAGAAGGCCGAGGAGCACGCGTCCAAGGACTCCCCGCTCGCCGACTACGGCGTCAAGGACGTCTCCGACGCCCGGATCTCCGGCGGCCTGGCCGGCGTGATCGGCGTCGGCGCCACCCTCGTCGTCGGCAGCGGCGCGTTCTACGTCGTCACCCGCCGCCGTCGCAAGGGCGACGAACCGGCCGGCAGCGACTCCCGCACCGACGAGAAGGTCTGA
- the cbiQ gene encoding cobalt ECF transporter T component CbiQ, whose translation MGAGHAHKLYRHGHSPVHDLPPHCKLAAVFCFVVVVVTTPREAVWAFGLYALLIAGVTVLARIPAGFLLKRLLIEVPFVAFALLMPFVVPGEQTHVLGLSVSVPGLWGAWNVLAKGTLGVAASVLLASTTELRSLLLGLQRLRLPPLLVQIASFMIRYGDVITDEMRRMSIARRSRGFEARGVRQWGVLAKSAGALFIRSYERGERVHLAMVSRGYTGTMPVIDEVTASRTQWAYASALPLLALVVCLLGWTV comes from the coding sequence ATGGGCGCGGGGCACGCCCACAAGCTCTACCGGCACGGGCACTCGCCGGTCCACGACCTGCCGCCGCACTGCAAGCTTGCCGCAGTCTTCTGCTTCGTCGTGGTCGTCGTCACCACCCCGCGCGAGGCGGTGTGGGCCTTCGGGCTGTACGCGCTGCTCATCGCGGGCGTCACCGTGCTGGCCCGCATTCCGGCCGGCTTCCTCCTCAAGCGGCTGCTGATCGAGGTCCCGTTCGTGGCGTTCGCGCTGCTCATGCCGTTCGTGGTGCCTGGCGAGCAGACCCACGTGCTCGGCCTCTCCGTCAGCGTCCCCGGCCTCTGGGGCGCCTGGAACGTGCTCGCCAAGGGCACCCTCGGCGTCGCCGCCTCCGTACTCCTCGCCTCCACCACCGAACTGCGCTCGCTGCTGCTCGGTCTGCAACGCCTCAGGCTGCCGCCGCTGCTCGTCCAGATCGCCTCCTTCATGATCCGGTACGGCGATGTGATCACCGACGAGATGCGGCGGATGTCCATCGCCCGCCGCTCGCGCGGCTTCGAGGCGCGCGGGGTGCGGCAGTGGGGCGTGCTGGCCAAATCGGCGGGCGCGCTGTTCATCCGGTCCTACGAGCGCGGGGAGCGCGTCCACCTCGCGATGGTCAGCCGCGGCTACACCGGCACCATGCCGGTCATCGACGAGGTGACCGCCTCGCGCACCCAGTGGGCGTACGCCTCGGCACTCCCCCTGCTCGCCCTCGTCGTGTGTCTGCTGGGATGGACCGTATGA
- a CDS encoding energy-coupling factor ABC transporter ATP-binding protein — protein MSPDPDPVPPSLEVSGLAYAYPDGHQALFGVDLTVARGERVALLGPNGAGKTTLVLHLNGILDAGAGSVRVAGLPVEKRNLAEIRRRVGIVFQDPDDQLFMPTVREDVAFGPASGGLRGAELEERVTDALKQVGMEEFLNRPPHHLSFGQRRRVAVATVLAMRPEILVLDEPSSNLDPASRRELADILRSLDVTVLMVTHDLPYALELCGRAVILSEGVIAADDRTQNLLCDEELMRAHRLELPFGFDPRSVTVNIG, from the coding sequence ATGAGCCCCGATCCCGACCCCGTACCGCCCTCCCTCGAAGTCAGCGGCCTCGCCTACGCCTACCCCGACGGCCACCAGGCGCTCTTCGGCGTCGACCTGACCGTCGCCCGCGGCGAGCGCGTCGCCCTGCTCGGCCCGAACGGCGCCGGCAAGACCACCCTCGTCCTGCACCTCAACGGCATCCTCGACGCGGGCGCCGGCAGTGTCCGGGTCGCCGGGCTGCCGGTCGAGAAGCGCAACCTGGCCGAGATCCGGCGCCGCGTCGGCATCGTCTTCCAGGACCCTGACGACCAGCTCTTCATGCCCACCGTCCGCGAGGACGTCGCCTTCGGGCCCGCGTCCGGCGGACTGCGCGGCGCCGAACTGGAGGAACGGGTCACCGACGCGCTGAAGCAGGTCGGCATGGAGGAGTTCCTCAACCGGCCCCCGCACCACCTCTCCTTCGGCCAGCGCCGCCGCGTCGCCGTCGCCACGGTCCTCGCGATGCGGCCGGAGATCCTCGTCCTGGACGAGCCCTCCTCCAACCTGGACCCGGCCTCCCGCCGCGAACTGGCCGACATCCTGCGCTCCTTGGACGTGACCGTGCTGATGGTCACGCACGATCTGCCGTACGCCCTGGAGCTGTGCGGCCGGGCCGTCATCCTCAGCGAGGGCGTCATCGCCGCCGACGACCGCACCCAGAACCTCCTCTGCGACGAGGAACTGATGCGCGCCCACCGGCTGGAGCTCCCCTTCGGGTTCGACCCGCGCTCCGTGACGGTGAACATCGGGTAA
- a CDS encoding serine hydrolase domain-containing protein, translating into MDVRGAVVPGFEPVRDAFIRNFEQRGDRGAAVTVYRHGHKVVDLWAGTRDVDGAEPWAVDTVQVVRSAGKGIAAAVPLLLHQRGQIDLHAPVGTYWPEFKANGKERVLVRDLLAHRAGIPALDRALTPDEAADGVSGPQAVAAQRPQWEPGTDHGYHAQTYSWLVGELVRRVTGRTVGRWVAEEIARPLGLDFWFGLPADEAHRVGRIGPVEAPAGEGTGALRMRPKRSVVDAYRDPDSLTRRAFGAIDPFPDENEPGYRAAELPASNGIATARGLARCYAAMIGPVDGHRLFAPATLTLARTEESAGPDRVLVVNTRFGLGYMLHGPASPLLAPGSFGHPGRGGSLGFADPESGIALGYVTNGLQKGVTADPRAQALVRAVRSAL; encoded by the coding sequence GTGGACGTACGGGGCGCAGTGGTGCCCGGATTCGAACCGGTCCGGGATGCTTTCATCCGTAACTTCGAACAGCGCGGCGACCGAGGGGCAGCGGTCACCGTCTACCGGCACGGGCACAAGGTCGTCGACCTGTGGGCCGGGACCAGGGACGTCGACGGCGCCGAACCCTGGGCCGTGGACACCGTGCAGGTCGTCCGCTCGGCCGGCAAGGGCATCGCCGCCGCCGTCCCGCTGCTGCTGCACCAGCGCGGCCAGATCGATCTGCACGCCCCCGTCGGCACCTACTGGCCGGAGTTCAAGGCCAACGGCAAGGAGCGCGTCCTCGTCCGCGATCTCCTCGCCCACCGGGCCGGCATCCCCGCCCTGGACCGGGCGCTGACCCCCGACGAGGCGGCCGACGGGGTGAGCGGGCCGCAGGCGGTCGCCGCCCAGCGCCCCCAGTGGGAGCCCGGCACCGACCACGGCTACCACGCGCAGACCTACAGCTGGCTCGTCGGCGAACTGGTGCGACGCGTCACCGGGCGCACCGTGGGCCGCTGGGTCGCCGAGGAGATCGCCCGCCCGCTCGGCCTGGACTTCTGGTTCGGCCTCCCCGCGGACGAGGCCCACCGGGTCGGCCGGATCGGCCCCGTCGAGGCACCTGCGGGCGAGGGCACGGGCGCGCTGCGGATGCGCCCCAAGCGCTCGGTCGTCGACGCCTACCGCGACCCGGACTCACTGACCCGCCGGGCGTTCGGCGCCATCGACCCGTTCCCCGACGAGAACGAACCCGGCTACCGGGCCGCCGAACTCCCCGCCTCCAACGGCATCGCCACCGCCCGGGGCCTGGCCCGCTGCTACGCCGCGATGATCGGCCCGGTCGACGGCCACCGGCTGTTCGCCCCCGCCACCCTGACCCTGGCCCGCACCGAGGAGTCCGCCGGCCCGGACCGGGTGCTGGTCGTCAACACCCGTTTCGGGCTGGGCTACATGCTCCACGGACCGGCCTCCCCGCTGCTGGCCCCGGGCTCCTTCGGCCACCCGGGCCGGGGCGGTTCGCTCGGCTTCGCGGACCCCGAATCGGGCATCGCGCTCGGCTATGTGACGAACGGTCTGCAGAAGGGAGTCACCGCCGACCCCCGCGCCCAGGCACTGGTCCGGGCAGTACGGTCGGCGCTATGA
- a CDS encoding SDR family NAD(P)-dependent oxidoreductase produces MTSATLTRFDGYGVLITGAGQGIGAATARRLAAEGARVLVTDLDPDRAARVAADIAEAGGRARSLACDVTDRAAVEAAVAYAVAEFGALDVLVNNAYSCAPDQALFEDEPDDVWERDLDVTLSGAYRCARAALPHLAASGRGAIVSIGSVNGIQDFGNHAYSAAKAGLTSLTRTLAGHAGPRGVRVNLVAPGTVRTDAWSGREGELSRVGGLYPLGRVGEPEDIAAAVAFLASRDAAWVTGTTLCVDGGLTAVNTGFRQALTKE; encoded by the coding sequence ATGACTTCTGCCACGCTCACGCGATTCGACGGATACGGCGTCCTCATCACCGGTGCGGGCCAGGGCATCGGCGCCGCCACGGCCCGACGCCTCGCGGCCGAGGGCGCCCGGGTCCTGGTCACCGACCTGGACCCGGACCGGGCCGCGCGGGTGGCCGCGGACATAGCCGAGGCGGGCGGCCGGGCGCGGTCGCTGGCCTGCGACGTGACGGACCGGGCGGCGGTCGAGGCGGCGGTTGCGTACGCGGTCGCGGAGTTCGGCGCGCTCGACGTGCTGGTGAACAACGCCTACTCGTGCGCCCCCGACCAGGCGCTGTTCGAGGACGAGCCGGACGACGTCTGGGAACGGGACCTCGACGTCACCCTCAGCGGCGCCTACCGGTGCGCACGCGCCGCGCTGCCGCACCTCGCGGCGTCCGGCCGGGGCGCGATCGTCAGCATCGGGTCCGTCAACGGAATCCAGGACTTCGGCAACCACGCCTACAGCGCGGCCAAGGCGGGCCTGACGAGCCTCACCCGGACCCTCGCCGGCCACGCCGGACCGCGCGGCGTGCGGGTCAACCTCGTCGCGCCCGGCACGGTCCGTACCGACGCCTGGTCCGGCCGCGAGGGCGAACTCTCCCGGGTCGGCGGCCTCTACCCCCTCGGCCGGGTCGGCGAGCCCGAGGACATCGCCGCCGCGGTCGCCTTCCTCGCCTCCCGCGACGCGGCCTGGGTCACCGGCACGACGCTGTGCGTGGACGGCGGGCTGACCGCGGTGAACACCGGCTTCCGGCAGGCGCTCACCAAGGAGTAG
- a CDS encoding RNA polymerase sigma factor: MDPDEDLLSRAAREPTAFEPLVARHSAALHGYLVRRAPAAADDLLSEVWLQAYAHRRTYDAVRGSARGWLFGVARNVLARHRQTVARAATRPQVSADATVGDPWQAVDQRLDAAAVGEELRDRLAELPETERELLLLVAWEQLTPAEAAAAVGIPTGTARSRLHRARTRLRDGLSGPARTTLMGDFA; the protein is encoded by the coding sequence ATGGATCCGGACGAGGATCTGCTCAGTCGCGCCGCACGGGAGCCGACGGCCTTCGAACCGCTGGTCGCCCGGCACTCGGCCGCCCTGCACGGCTATCTCGTACGCCGGGCACCCGCGGCCGCCGACGACCTGCTCTCCGAGGTATGGCTCCAGGCCTACGCCCACCGCCGCACCTACGACGCGGTACGCGGCTCCGCCAGGGGCTGGCTGTTCGGCGTCGCCAGGAACGTCCTGGCCCGGCACCGGCAGACCGTGGCCCGTGCCGCCACCCGCCCGCAGGTGTCCGCCGACGCCACCGTGGGCGACCCGTGGCAGGCCGTCGACCAGCGGCTCGACGCCGCTGCGGTGGGCGAGGAGCTGCGCGACCGACTCGCTGAACTGCCCGAGACGGAGCGAGAGCTGCTGCTCCTGGTGGCGTGGGAGCAGCTGACCCCAGCCGAGGCGGCCGCCGCCGTCGGCATACCCACGGGCACGGCCCGCTCCCGGCTGCACCGGGCCCGCACCCGGCTGCGCGACGGACTCTCCGGCCCGGCCCGCACCACCCTGATGGGAGACTTCGCATGA
- a CDS encoding CU044_5270 family protein: protein MTHTDRHTDLLDFPGAAALERSGRIEPLDPAVQARAHSLVLGAIAAETGAPAASAPAAGPRPGRRRMLVCAAAVAAVAAAVAVFPVTGDEPTATASASEVFTAMADRAAAGRASDAPYWKTTVRRWVEGNGVHTDDTYLSRDGVFIRMQNGKTVIKENPAGTSWLVGDREVGWDGLGALPTRPDALRRALAAGAGGEEAAAEQTVMQAGQLLTDAPVPPGLRAALYRVLAGTPGARVTEGVKDGAGRTGTEVFWKWTQNSREHSDHNPHWIMKPSDGRLLERNYTPGGEDHHTSQRDTYLHAGPANSTR, encoded by the coding sequence ATGACACACACGGACCGCCACACCGATCTGCTCGACTTCCCCGGCGCCGCCGCCCTTGAGCGTTCCGGACGGATCGAACCGCTGGACCCCGCCGTGCAGGCGCGGGCCCACTCCCTCGTCCTCGGAGCGATCGCCGCGGAGACCGGGGCCCCTGCGGCTTCCGCCCCCGCGGCCGGCCCCCGGCCCGGTCGCCGCCGGATGCTCGTCTGCGCCGCCGCGGTCGCCGCCGTCGCGGCGGCAGTCGCCGTGTTCCCGGTCACCGGGGACGAGCCCACGGCCACCGCATCGGCGTCCGAGGTGTTCACCGCCATGGCCGACCGGGCCGCCGCCGGCCGAGCGAGCGACGCCCCGTACTGGAAGACCACCGTGCGGCGGTGGGTGGAGGGCAACGGGGTCCACACCGACGACACCTATCTGAGCCGCGACGGCGTCTTCATCCGGATGCAGAACGGTAAGACCGTCATCAAGGAGAACCCGGCGGGCACCAGTTGGCTCGTCGGGGACCGGGAGGTGGGCTGGGACGGCCTCGGCGCTCTGCCCACCCGGCCGGACGCCCTGCGCCGGGCCCTGGCGGCCGGTGCGGGGGGAGAGGAAGCCGCCGCCGAGCAGACCGTCATGCAGGCCGGGCAGCTGCTGACCGACGCCCCCGTCCCGCCCGGCCTGCGGGCCGCGCTCTACCGGGTGCTCGCGGGCACTCCGGGCGCCCGGGTGACCGAAGGGGTGAAGGACGGGGCGGGCCGGACCGGCACCGAGGTCTTCTGGAAGTGGACGCAGAACTCCCGCGAGCACAGCGACCACAATCCGCACTGGATCATGAAGCCTTCGGACGGCCGGCTCCTCGAACGCAACTACACCCCGGGCGGCGAAGACCACCACACCAGCCAGCGGGACACCTACCTGCACGCGGGCCCGGCGAACAGCACCCGCTGA
- a CDS encoding DoxX family protein — MINNLGRAQPYALSLFRIVIGLLFTCHGTASLFGLLGGAQVPAGTWPGWYAAVIQLAGGALVLLGLGTRTAALVGSGSMAFAYFDVHQQRGLLPMENGGEAAVFFCWTLLLIVFSGPGPLAADRLFSSRGASRDETEVRRERRLRVPA; from the coding sequence ATGATCAATAACCTGGGGCGGGCACAGCCCTACGCACTCAGCCTGTTCCGCATCGTCATCGGGCTGCTGTTCACCTGCCACGGGACCGCCTCGCTGTTCGGGCTCCTGGGCGGTGCGCAGGTGCCTGCGGGCACCTGGCCGGGCTGGTACGCGGCCGTCATCCAGCTGGCCGGGGGCGCCCTGGTGCTCCTCGGTCTCGGTACCAGAACGGCCGCTCTGGTGGGCTCCGGCTCCATGGCGTTCGCGTACTTCGACGTGCACCAGCAGCGGGGCCTGCTCCCGATGGAGAACGGCGGCGAGGCCGCGGTCTTCTTCTGCTGGACCCTGCTGCTGATCGTCTTCTCCGGACCGGGCCCGCTGGCCGCCGACCGGCTGTTCTCCTCCCGCGGAGCCTCCCGGGACGAGACGGAGGTCCGGCGCGAGCGGCGCCTGCGGGTACCCGCCTGA
- a CDS encoding discoidin domain-containing protein: MHHPPTRTAKRLVAPFAAAAMLAGAMVALQAPAAQAAGSVVKVTGSQGAWQLTVDGSPYTVKGLTWGPSVADAEKYMPDVASMGVNTIRTWGTDATSKPLFDTAAANGVKVIAGFWLQPGGGPGSGGCVNYLTDTQYKNDMLAEFPKWVDTYKDNPGVLMWNVGNESTLGLQNCYGGDELEAQRNAYTTFVNDIAKKIHTVDPNHPVTSTDAWTGAWPYYKRNAPDLDLYAVNAYNAVCNVKSDWEQGGYDKPYIVTETGPAGEWEVDDDANGVPTEPADVAKAEGYTKAWGCITGHTGVALGATMFHYGTEDDFGGVWFNLLPGGEKRLSYYAVKKAYGAGTSGDNTPPVITDMAVDNATTGVPTGGDVRISTKASDPDGDAISYQVLFSSNYIDQNKALVPAETKDNGDGTLTAKAPGRTGVYKVYVKATDGKGNEGIETKSVKVIPPKVDGTNVSQGKTATASSFQTDPTGGCPCAAANAVDGKFDTRWASDWSDPQWVQVDLGASTTFKHVQLAWDPAYAKAYDIQTSEDGQSWTTVKSVTDGNGDIDDVDVNGTGRYVRINGTARGSGYGYSLYEFGVYS; the protein is encoded by the coding sequence ATGCACCATCCCCCCACTCGTACGGCCAAGCGCCTCGTAGCCCCCTTCGCGGCGGCGGCCATGCTGGCCGGCGCGATGGTCGCCCTCCAGGCACCCGCCGCCCAGGCGGCCGGCAGCGTCGTCAAGGTCACCGGTTCACAGGGCGCCTGGCAGCTGACCGTCGACGGTTCGCCGTACACCGTCAAGGGCCTGACCTGGGGCCCATCGGTCGCCGACGCCGAGAAGTACATGCCGGACGTGGCGTCCATGGGCGTCAACACGATCCGCACCTGGGGCACCGACGCCACCAGCAAGCCGCTCTTCGACACGGCGGCCGCCAACGGCGTCAAGGTGATCGCCGGATTCTGGCTCCAGCCGGGCGGCGGGCCGGGCAGTGGTGGCTGCGTCAACTACCTGACGGACACCCAGTACAAGAACGACATGCTCGCGGAGTTCCCCAAGTGGGTGGACACCTACAAGGACAACCCCGGCGTGCTGATGTGGAACGTCGGCAACGAGTCGACGCTCGGCCTGCAGAACTGCTACGGCGGTGACGAGCTGGAGGCCCAGCGCAACGCCTACACCACCTTCGTGAACGACATCGCGAAGAAGATCCACACGGTGGACCCCAACCACCCGGTCACCTCGACCGACGCCTGGACGGGCGCCTGGCCGTACTACAAGAGGAACGCGCCGGACCTCGACCTGTACGCCGTCAACGCCTACAACGCGGTGTGCAACGTCAAGTCCGACTGGGAGCAGGGCGGTTACGACAAGCCCTACATCGTCACCGAGACGGGCCCGGCCGGTGAGTGGGAGGTCGACGACGACGCGAACGGCGTGCCGACCGAGCCGGCCGACGTCGCCAAGGCCGAGGGTTACACCAAGGCGTGGGGCTGCATCACCGGCCACACCGGGGTGGCGCTGGGCGCCACGATGTTCCACTACGGCACCGAGGACGACTTCGGCGGCGTCTGGTTCAACCTGCTGCCCGGCGGCGAGAAGAGGCTCTCGTACTACGCCGTGAAGAAGGCGTACGGCGCCGGCACCTCGGGCGACAACACCCCGCCGGTGATCACGGACATGGCCGTGGACAACGCCACCACCGGTGTACCCACCGGCGGCGACGTGCGGATCAGCACGAAGGCGTCCGACCCGGACGGCGACGCGATCAGCTACCAGGTGCTGTTCAGCAGCAACTACATCGACCAGAACAAGGCACTCGTCCCGGCCGAGACCAAGGACAACGGCGACGGCACCCTGACCGCGAAGGCGCCGGGCAGGACGGGCGTCTACAAGGTCTACGTGAAGGCCACGGACGGCAAGGGCAACGAGGGCATCGAGACCAAGTCCGTCAAGGTGATCCCGCCGAAGGTGGACGGGACGAACGTGTCCCAGGGCAAGACCGCCACGGCGTCCTCGTTCCAGACCGACCCGACCGGCGGCTGCCCCTGCGCGGCGGCCAACGCGGTGGACGGCAAGTTCGACACCCGCTGGGCCAGTGACTGGAGCGACCCGCAGTGGGTCCAGGTCGACCTGGGCGCCTCCACGACCTTCAAGCACGTGCAGCTCGCCTGGGACCCCGCGTACGCCAAGGCCTACGACATCCAGACGTCCGAGGACGGTCAGAGCTGGACGACGGTGAAGTCGGTGACCGACGGCAACGGCGACATCGACGACGTCGACGTGAACGGCACGGGCCGCTACGTGCGGATCAACGGTACGGCGCGTGGCTCCGGCTACGGCTACTCGCTCTACGAGTTCGGCGTCTACAGCTGA